A stretch of Candidatus Vicinibacter affinis DNA encodes these proteins:
- a CDS encoding T9SS type A sorting domain-containing protein, producing MNPIITKPWAGLKLLLATVLWMALSYNSQAQSLVAQFGTDTSVCPNSASRVYNISPAAGAWTFSLPNGGGTIASSSATSVTINWGSVGGTFYVRATDGFTVLLRSVVVEGDLALACDDLVNVSLNDRCEALITPSVVIEGSNYPDDSYAVTVYNTDGSIIPGNLVNYSHLGKKLRVHVRHICSGITCWGYIFIEDKFIPNLTCRTADIRVNCSDDVSPASLGFPVPPSATITPVVGDNKCFTVRGFDLCCDVELCYFDIYTKYGCNQPNYAQYDRTWVAKDCKGNTTTCKERILVQQSTLLGIVCPPNFDGFTNPALNCDDKEPASGPYPSGWNALDNGNPSPYDYVNAAGQLIWRGTGYPLNVNCDHLAVSYRDLKIPICGNSFKIFRNWKIFDWCTGQYIECNQLIKVADHKAPIIACSNNYQVFPMDYYSCTGTATVSGPDLILDCSPTTLAVSFKKAGPDGTPEDGDFRTDGVTYLGGGKVRISGLPADTSWVRYTVTDACGNETRCVVEVIIEDNLDPVAVCDEHTVVSLGDSGVAKIFAASLDQGSFDNCAVDSVLVRRMSDNCNILGNTTFGPFVKFCCEDVQQSPIMVALRVIDKNGNFNDCMVLVTVQDKISPDITCPKDVIVSCTTDIYNFANVGQATAVDNCPGIKITYKDDSTGFKCATGVINRRWRAEDPGGRFDLCDQKITIVDPNPLTFSQISWPGADITVAGCKITDADPNLINSFPRWAARPCANIIRGYDDEKFYNVENFCIKIIRHWRVIDWCQYDVNSQTPTGVWTFDQIIKVQNTRPPTIDPVSCGVKAPVCAQGSACSAFVDLYGYATDDCTDTTSLKWSYTIDFDNNGSVEVTGNTKNASGTYQRGTHRVRWSVTDLCGNTGTCDQIFSVKDCKAPTPFCKAGLITVVMSSNGSVTVKAIDFNEKSEDNCTAKPKLKYSFTANVNDTARTFRCSDIPNGISRDTSVRIYVTDEDGNQEFCITTLTLQDNTGNACPNRLTNGGTVSGLISANTNAPLKNATIELKKLNSKMGEINTPDEGLFTFLDLPFGESYDLAPYKNDDPANGVSTADIVMIQKHILGQQTFDSPYKYIAADANNSGTITAADISELRKLVLGVSDKFKNNQKSWRFIQGGFKFEDETNPWLNNGWPEFIHVDNLQGEVKDNNFMAIKIGDINYTAKTNLALASQSRTAGRIYFELEDKSLLPGDQMRIPVFGSWNNRISGFQLSWKYNPNVLEVVSVQSGQAIITEGNYSLLEGEKGILSMSWNGNDPIKASSNLPLFYIIVKSNHTINPANDFTVANSGIEVEAYTDELEILDIQLRDRSSHKELVKFELFQNTPNPFGDKTNIAFYTPVQSSALIKIHDLSGRLLLVKQIKTSVGVNNVQIDQNEFSNHSGVYYYTLETSEFVATKKMILSK from the coding sequence ATGAATCCAATTATTACTAAACCTTGGGCTGGTCTCAAACTATTGCTTGCAACAGTATTGTGGATGGCTCTAAGTTACAACTCTCAAGCACAATCCTTGGTGGCACAGTTCGGAACTGACACCAGTGTGTGTCCTAACAGTGCATCCAGAGTTTACAACATTAGTCCTGCCGCCGGAGCATGGACATTTAGTTTGCCTAATGGAGGTGGAACAATTGCATCTTCTTCTGCGACTTCAGTTACAATAAACTGGGGATCAGTAGGTGGCACTTTTTATGTGAGGGCCACAGACGGATTCACCGTTTTACTTCGCAGTGTAGTGGTGGAAGGTGACCTTGCTTTGGCTTGCGACGACCTTGTAAATGTTTCGTTGAATGACCGTTGTGAAGCACTGATTACTCCTTCTGTTGTAATTGAAGGCAGTAACTATCCTGATGACAGTTATGCAGTAACGGTGTATAATACAGATGGAAGTATCATTCCTGGTAACTTGGTGAATTATTCACACTTAGGAAAAAAACTGAGAGTACATGTAAGGCATATATGTTCAGGTATTACCTGTTGGGGATATATTTTTATTGAAGATAAATTTATACCTAATCTGACTTGTAGAACTGCAGATATTAGAGTGAATTGCTCTGATGATGTAAGTCCGGCTTCTTTAGGATTTCCTGTGCCTCCTTCTGCGACCATCACTCCGGTTGTCGGAGACAATAAATGTTTTACAGTTAGGGGATTTGATCTTTGTTGTGATGTAGAACTATGTTATTTTGATATTTACACAAAGTATGGCTGCAATCAACCGAATTATGCTCAATATGACAGAACATGGGTTGCAAAGGATTGTAAGGGAAACACAACTACTTGTAAAGAAAGAATATTGGTTCAACAAAGTACTTTGCTAGGTATCGTATGTCCACCAAATTTTGATGGTTTTACCAATCCTGCTTTAAACTGTGATGATAAAGAACCGGCCTCCGGACCTTATCCATCAGGTTGGAATGCCTTAGATAATGGAAATCCATCTCCTTATGATTATGTCAATGCTGCTGGACAATTAATATGGAGGGGTACAGGATATCCTTTAAATGTAAATTGCGATCATCTTGCTGTGTCATATAGGGATCTTAAGATTCCTATTTGTGGCAATTCATTTAAAATATTCAGAAATTGGAAAATTTTTGACTGGTGTACAGGTCAATATATTGAATGCAATCAATTGATAAAAGTGGCTGACCACAAAGCGCCGATTATTGCATGCTCCAACAATTATCAAGTATTTCCAATGGACTATTATTCCTGTACAGGAACAGCAACGGTAAGTGGACCGGACTTGATACTTGATTGCAGTCCTACCACGTTGGCTGTTTCTTTTAAGAAAGCAGGCCCTGATGGAACTCCAGAAGATGGAGATTTTAGAACTGACGGTGTAACTTATTTGGGTGGTGGGAAGGTTAGAATTTCTGGATTGCCTGCAGATACTTCTTGGGTAAGATACACGGTGACTGATGCATGTGGTAATGAAACCAGATGTGTAGTGGAAGTGATAATTGAAGACAACCTTGATCCAGTTGCAGTTTGTGATGAACATACTGTAGTATCTCTTGGAGACAGCGGTGTTGCAAAGATTTTTGCAGCCAGTTTGGATCAGGGCAGTTTTGACAATTGTGCTGTTGACTCAGTATTGGTCAGAAGGATGAGTGATAATTGCAACATATTAGGCAACACAACATTTGGTCCATTCGTCAAATTCTGTTGCGAAGATGTTCAGCAAAGCCCGATTATGGTGGCCTTGAGAGTCATCGATAAGAATGGTAACTTTAATGATTGTATGGTTTTAGTCACAGTTCAGGATAAAATATCACCAGATATCACTTGTCCAAAAGATGTAATCGTAAGTTGCACAACGGATATTTATAATTTTGCAAATGTTGGACAGGCTACAGCTGTAGATAATTGCCCTGGCATTAAAATTACTTATAAAGATGATTCTACTGGATTTAAATGTGCTACTGGCGTAATCAATAGAAGATGGAGAGCTGAAGATCCGGGTGGAAGATTTGATTTGTGTGATCAAAAAATAACTATTGTCGATCCTAATCCATTGACATTTTCTCAAATTTCCTGGCCGGGGGCAGATATCACTGTGGCTGGTTGCAAAATCACTGATGCAGATCCAAATTTAATTAACTCTTTCCCTAGATGGGCTGCAAGACCTTGTGCCAATATTATCAGAGGATATGATGATGAAAAGTTTTATAATGTTGAAAATTTCTGTATTAAGATCATTCGTCATTGGAGGGTTATTGATTGGTGTCAATATGATGTAAATTCTCAAACGCCAACTGGAGTTTGGACATTTGATCAAATTATTAAAGTTCAAAATACCAGACCACCTACAATAGATCCGGTTAGCTGTGGCGTTAAAGCACCAGTATGTGCTCAAGGATCCGCTTGTTCGGCATTTGTAGACCTTTATGGATACGCGACAGATGATTGCACGGATACAACTTCCTTGAAATGGAGTTATACCATTGACTTCGATAACAATGGTTCAGTCGAAGTGACAGGTAATACAAAAAATGCTTCTGGAACTTATCAAAGAGGAACGCACAGAGTAAGATGGTCTGTGACTGATTTATGCGGAAATACCGGGACATGTGATCAGATATTTTCTGTTAAAGATTGTAAGGCACCAACACCATTCTGTAAAGCTGGATTAATCACTGTTGTGATGTCGTCTAATGGTTCAGTTACAGTTAAGGCAATTGATTTTAACGAAAAGAGTGAAGACAATTGTACTGCGAAGCCAAAGTTGAAATATTCCTTTACCGCTAATGTAAATGATACAGCAAGGACTTTTAGGTGCAGCGATATCCCTAATGGAATTTCAAGAGACACTTCTGTAAGGATATATGTTACGGATGAAGATGGTAATCAAGAGTTTTGTATCACAACACTAACTCTTCAGGATAATACAGGAAATGCATGTCCAAACAGATTGACCAATGGAGGAACTGTTTCAGGATTGATCAGTGCAAATACAAATGCTCCTTTGAAAAATGCAACCATAGAACTGAAGAAGTTGAATTCAAAAATGGGTGAGATTAATACCCCGGATGAAGGATTGTTTACCTTTTTAGACCTACCTTTTGGTGAATCATACGATTTAGCACCTTATAAGAATGATGATCCGGCCAATGGGGTATCTACAGCTGACATTGTAATGATTCAGAAACATATTCTTGGCCAGCAAACATTTGATTCTCCATATAAATATATTGCTGCAGATGCCAATAATTCAGGAACAATAACTGCTGCAGATATTTCAGAGTTAAGGAAACTGGTCTTAGGCGTGTCTGACAAATTTAAAAACAATCAGAAATCATGGAGATTTATTCAAGGTGGATTTAAATTTGAAGATGAAACCAATCCATGGTTAAACAACGGATGGCCTGAATTTATACATGTTGATAACTTACAAGGGGAAGTTAAAGACAATAATTTTATGGCTATTAAAATTGGAGACATTAACTATACGGCAAAGACTAACCTGGCACTTGCATCACAAAGCAGAACTGCTGGTAGAATTTATTTTGAACTGGAAGATAAGTCATTGTTGCCAGGTGATCAAATGAGAATTCCCGTCTTTGGTTCATGGAACAATAGAATATCTGGGTTCCAATTGTCATGGAAATATAATCCGAATGTATTGGAGGTTGTTTCTGTTCAATCCGGTCAAGCTATAATTACGGAGGGAAATTACAGTCTGTTAGAAGGGGAGAAGGGCATTTTGTCAATGAGTTGGAATGGCAACGACCCTATTAAGGCATCAAGTAATTTACCTTTGTTCTATATCATTGTCAAATCTAATCATACAATAAATCCTGCCAATGATTTTACTGTCGCGAATTCTGGAATTGAAGTCGAAGCTTATACAGATGAATTGGAAATATTGGATATTCAACTTAGAGATCGAAGTTCTCACAAAGAACTTGTGAAGTTTGAGCTATTCCAGAATACGCCAAATCCTTTCGGCGACAAAACAAATATTGCTTTTTATACCCCAGTTCAGTCCAGTGCTTTGATAAAAATTCATGACCTATCCGGAAGATTGTTGCTTGTGAAGCAAATTAAAACTTCGGTAGGGGTGAATAATGTTCAAATCGATCAGAATGAATTCAGCAATCATTCAGGTGTGTACTACTATACCCTGGAAACCTCAGAATTTGTTGCAACTAAGAAGATGATACTATCTAAATAA